From the Achromobacter xylosoxidans A8 genome, the window GCATCGACCGCATCGCGGGCGCCCCGCAGGTCGGCGCGCATTTCGCGCCGCGGCCTCCGCCCGAAGGCGGCGACCTGCGCGCCTACGTGTCGCGCTCGGTCAAGATGACGCCGCATCCGGAACCTGCGCGCGTGGTCCTGCACGCGCCGCGCGCCGTCATGGCCGCGCGGATCCCGCCCGGCGCCGGCCAGATCGAACCCCTGGACGAAACGCGCTGCCTGCTGCTATGCGCGGTGCCTTCCCTGGACGCGCTGGTGTATTGGCTGATGGCGCTGGACGTGGAGTTCGAGGTTCTGGCCCCTGCAGCGCTGCGGGACCGCCTGCGGCTGGCGGCCGGAAGGCTGGCTCGCGCCCTGGAAAAAATGCCAGCGCCCGAAGCCGGGGGATAGGGGTCGGATTTGGCTGTTTTTCGGGCGATCCCATTCTGTGTATTTCACCCGCGATTCGAGTATCTTGGCTGTTTTCCAAATATTCCAGAAGATCACGCCATGAGCACCGCTCCCAACGCCAGCCTGGGCGCCAGCGCCACGCCCGACGCCGACGCCTTTCTGCAATTCCTGGTCAACCTGGTGAACAACGGCAGCCAGATCGAGAGCATCGGCGTCACCCTGCAAATGGGCGGCATGCTGGTGTCGGGCTCCATCGTGTCCGGCGCCGACTACTTCGACAGCTTCGCGGCCAGCTTCACGGGGTCGCTGAACACCGTGGACGAAGCCACCCGCAAGGCCGTGCATGTCTCCCTGGCGGAGTTGGGCGACGTCTTCCGCGTGCCGCAGCCGGCGGATCCGCTGCCGAACTACATCCATCTCGCCGATGCCCTGTTCTTCACGGCCGATGGCACCCCCATCGCCGGACAGCCCACGCTCTGGCGCGGGCGCACCAGCGCGGTCGACGGCTTCATCCTGGGCCGCATGCAGGCCGAAGCGGCAATCTGAAGCCGCCTGGCGTCAGTTCCCGCCCCGCGCTCCCGCGCGGGGCGCGCAGCTTCGCAAAAACCACTACGCTATCGGTTTGCCTCCGACCCCAACCCCGAGCCCGACCGCCCTATCTCCGCTTGAAACCAGGGCTCGCCTGACGGCACTCCCCCGCATGGAAAGACTCCGAATCGTCCTGGTCGACGACCATCCCCTGGTCTTGATGGGGATGCGCGACCTGCTGGAAAAAGACCTCAATTTCGAGGTCACGGCCACCCTGCCCGGGCCAACCGCGTTGATCCAGCACCTGCAACGCGACGCGCCACACGTGGTCATCACCGACTATTCCATGCCCGGCGACGATACCTACGGCGATGGCATCCGCCTGGTCAAGTACCTGACGCGCCATTACCCGCAGGTCCAGATCGTGGTGCTGACCATGGTGTCGAATTCCATGATCATCTCGGCGCTCTACGATGCCGGCGTGGCTGCCGTCGTACTCAAGCGCGACAATCTCAGCGAAATCATGACCGCGCTGGAAACGCTGCATGCCGGCCGCAAATACTATCCGCCGGGCTTCCAGCGCGACGGCGCGCCCGATGAGCGCAGCAAGTTCATCGGCGAACGCATCAACAGCCTGTCGCCCAAGGAATTCGAGGTGCTGCGTCATTTCATCCGCGGCGAATCCATGATGCAGGTGGCCGAGGCGCTCAAGCGCAGCGTCAAGACGGTCAGCGGCCAGAAAATCTCGGCCATGCGCAAGCTCAACGTCCGCACCGACCAGGAACTGATCGCCTTCTGCGTGGAAAGCGAGATTTTCCAGTAGGCTTTCCGTCTTTTGCAGAAATTCAGGCAGGAACGCGCGGCATGACACAAGCAGCAATCGGGACAGTGACGGGCCAGGAAGTGGACCGCAAGATGATGCAGGCCTTGATCGAACAGTCCGCCGGGCGCGCGCTGTCGTTCCAGGACTGCGACTTCCAGGACGCCGATTTCTCGCGCCTGGATTTGCGCGGCGCGCAACTGACGGCCTGCGCCATCGCGGGAGCCTCCTTTCAGGGCGCCAACCTGGCGGACTCGGCCTGGCTGCGCTGCCGCGGCGGCCAGGTCAACTTCGCCTCGTGCGACGCCAGCGACGCCGTCTTCGAAAATTGCGATCTCAACAATGCCAACTGGCGTCGTGCACGGCTGGCTGCGGCCCGTTTCCAGGGCTGCAAGCTCACCGGCAGCGATTTCGACGGCATCGCCTGCCTGGGCTGGTCCCTGCGGGAATGCCTGCTGGTCGGCGCGCTGCTGCGCGGCCTGTCGTTTCGCAAGAGCGACGTGCAGCAGCTGGACTTCTCTGATGCCGACCTGACCGGCAGCGATTTCCGCGACACCGTATTCCATGGCGGCAGCCTGCGCAACGCCGTCCTGAAGAACGTACGCTTCGAAGGCGCGGACCTGCGCGAAGCCGACCTCGGCGGCCTGGACCTGAACTCGGCCGCGCGCCTGGCCGGCGCCACCATATCCAAGACTCAGGCGGCGGCGCTATTGGCCGAACTACGCATCAGCGTGATCTGAGGCGCGCTGGCTGCGGCGGACGAAGCGCTGCTCGACCACCACGCTGCCCCACTGCCTGCCTTCGGATTCCTCGGCCAGGGTGAAGCCCCCAGCCTCGTAGAGGTGCCTGGCGGCGTCCAGCCCCTTGAAGGTCCACAAGTAGGTTTCATCGTAGTTCGCGTCGGCAAAGGCCAGGGCCCGTGCCAGCAGCGCGCGGCCCACGCCCATGCCGCGCAGCGACTCGTCAACGATGAACCAGCGCAGGTGCGCCTGGCGCTTGGCCAGATCGCCATCGATGACGATGGAAGCCAGCGTCCTGCCGTTGTCCACGTACAGCCAGATGTTCTTGCCGGCGGCGGACAGGCTTTCGGCAAATTCGGCCAGCTGGGTCGCCACCTTGCGTTCGAAGTACACGCCGAATCCCGAGGCCTGTGCGTAATAGCGCGCATGCAGGCTGGCCACGTCGCCGATGCAGCCAGGCAGATAGCCGGCGCGGATCTGGTCTTCGATGCCGCTGGCGGCGGCAGGCGCGGTGTTGGGGTTCTCGTGCGACAGGGCGTCGGCATAGAGCGAGAGGAACCGTATCAGCGACTGCTGGTCCGCCGGCGCCAGCTGCCGCAAGGCGCGCGACACCTGGTCCGTGGCGAACTGGTCGATCTGGGCGCGCAGCTGGTTCCCCGCCTCGCTCAAGTGCAGCCGCGACGAGCGAGCGTCTTCGCTGTCGGCCTCGCGCGTCAGCAGTCCGGCAGACTCCAGCTTGGCGACCTGACGGCTGGTATTGGACTTGTCCAGCCTGAGGATGGCCGCCAGGTCGCGCGCCTGGATGCCGGGCTGCAGCCCGATCTCGATGATGG encodes:
- the gvpU gene encoding gas vesicle accessory protein GvpU, which codes for MSTAPNASLGASATPDADAFLQFLVNLVNNGSQIESIGVTLQMGGMLVSGSIVSGADYFDSFAASFTGSLNTVDEATRKAVHVSLAELGDVFRVPQPADPLPNYIHLADALFFTADGTPIAGQPTLWRGRTSAVDGFILGRMQAEAAI
- a CDS encoding response regulator — encoded protein: MERLRIVLVDDHPLVLMGMRDLLEKDLNFEVTATLPGPTALIQHLQRDAPHVVITDYSMPGDDTYGDGIRLVKYLTRHYPQVQIVVLTMVSNSMIISALYDAGVAAVVLKRDNLSEIMTALETLHAGRKYYPPGFQRDGAPDERSKFIGERINSLSPKEFEVLRHFIRGESMMQVAEALKRSVKTVSGQKISAMRKLNVRTDQELIAFCVESEIFQ
- a CDS encoding MarR family winged helix-turn-helix transcriptional regulator; its protein translation is MDLIDPPVQSRDQTIRDLREFSRKLVRELGFMRSSLAGSELAPSAVHAIIEIGLQPGIQARDLAAILRLDKSNTSRQVAKLESAGLLTREADSEDARSSRLHLSEAGNQLRAQIDQFATDQVSRALRQLAPADQQSLIRFLSLYADALSHENPNTAPAAASGIEDQIRAGYLPGCIGDVASLHARYYAQASGFGVYFERKVATQLAEFAESLSAAGKNIWLYVDNGRTLASIVIDGDLAKRQAHLRWFIVDESLRGMGVGRALLARALAFADANYDETYLWTFKGLDAARHLYEAGGFTLAEESEGRQWGSVVVEQRFVRRSQRASDHADA
- a CDS encoding pentapeptide repeat-containing protein translates to MTQAAIGTVTGQEVDRKMMQALIEQSAGRALSFQDCDFQDADFSRLDLRGAQLTACAIAGASFQGANLADSAWLRCRGGQVNFASCDASDAVFENCDLNNANWRRARLAAARFQGCKLTGSDFDGIACLGWSLRECLLVGALLRGLSFRKSDVQQLDFSDADLTGSDFRDTVFHGGSLRNAVLKNVRFEGADLREADLGGLDLNSAARLAGATISKTQAAALLAELRISVI